In one Gemmatimonadota bacterium genomic region, the following are encoded:
- a CDS encoding pitrilysin family protein: MPVNRLRHVLISAGLALLASAGAHLQAQAPTKAPTSAAAALHIPVEFYKLDNGLRVVLSPDSTTPTAVVAVYYNIGFRTEPRNRTGFAHLFEHLMFQGSRNLGKLQFVKLVEQNGGILNGSTRFDFTNYFEVIPTHAVRRILWAEADRMRGLVIDTANLNNQRDVVKNEVRVNVLNQPYGGFPWIDLPMHANTNWYNAHNFYGDMHDLDAANLSDVESFFHTYYSPGNAVLVVTGDYDRNDVRNWIAEYFGNIPAAALPPRPDLSEPPQTAEKRFTRIDSLATRPAIGVAYHVPPRLTPEWYAFGLLDQILAQGQNSRFYQELVQKRGLTGSVDAGINFGLGDMFDYQGPMLWEIQAFHDSGKSGETLLAAMDTAIAPLRTTPVSQAVLDLALVKLRSSLYQELEQSAGFGRANLLASFALFDNDPGKINELEAGFASVTPELLLKTAQEYLAPTNRTVEFIVPAAKSGANP, translated from the coding sequence GTGCCCGTAAATCGCCTGCGTCACGTCTTGATTTCGGCAGGCCTCGCGCTGCTAGCTTCAGCAGGCGCACATCTCCAGGCTCAGGCTCCCACCAAAGCTCCAACGAGCGCTGCAGCTGCGCTGCACATTCCCGTCGAGTTCTACAAGCTCGATAACGGACTTCGTGTGGTGCTGTCTCCGGACTCGACCACACCGACTGCGGTGGTCGCTGTGTATTACAACATAGGATTCCGCACCGAGCCGCGGAACCGAACCGGCTTCGCGCATCTCTTCGAGCATCTCATGTTCCAGGGATCCCGCAACCTCGGCAAGCTTCAGTTTGTAAAACTGGTGGAGCAGAACGGCGGCATCCTGAATGGATCCACGCGATTCGATTTCACCAATTACTTCGAGGTCATACCGACCCACGCGGTGCGCAGGATCCTGTGGGCGGAGGCAGATCGCATGCGCGGACTCGTGATCGACACGGCCAACCTCAACAACCAGCGCGACGTGGTCAAGAACGAGGTTCGCGTCAACGTACTGAACCAGCCTTACGGCGGTTTTCCGTGGATCGATCTGCCGATGCACGCGAACACCAACTGGTACAATGCGCACAACTTCTACGGCGACATGCATGACCTCGACGCAGCGAACCTGAGCGACGTCGAGAGCTTCTTTCACACGTATTATTCGCCCGGCAACGCAGTTCTCGTCGTAACCGGCGACTACGACCGTAACGATGTGCGTAACTGGATCGCCGAATACTTCGGGAACATCCCCGCCGCGGCCCTCCCGCCAAGACCAGACCTCTCCGAGCCTCCGCAGACGGCCGAGAAGCGTTTCACGCGAATCGACTCACTTGCCACACGTCCCGCGATCGGAGTCGCGTATCACGTGCCCCCACGCCTGACGCCTGAGTGGTACGCTTTCGGTTTGCTGGATCAGATCCTGGCGCAAGGCCAGAACTCGCGCTTCTACCAGGAGTTGGTGCAGAAGCGCGGTCTCACAGGAAGCGTCGATGCCGGCATCAACTTTGGACTCGGCGACATGTTCGATTATCAGGGACCGATGCTCTGGGAAATACAGGCATTTCACGATTCCGGAAAGTCGGGCGAGACGCTTCTCGCAGCCATGGACACGGCGATTGCGCCGCTGCGGACGACGCCGGTGAGTCAGGCGGTGCTCGATCTTGCGCTCGTAAAGCTGCGGTCGAGCCTTTATCAGGAGCTGGAGCAGTCCGCCGGCTTCGGCCGCGCGAACCTGCTTGCATCCTTTGCACTGTTCGACAACGATCCCGGCAAGATCAACGAGCTCGAAGCCGGCTTCGCGAGCGTGACGCCGGAGTTGCTGCTCAAGACTGCGCAGGAATATCTCGCTCCGACCAATCGCACCGTCGAATTCATCGTACCGGCCGCCAAGAGCGGCGCAAACCCATGA
- a CDS encoding pitrilysin family protein gives MKNIISAAVILLGAAATVSAQQTLTTREAPPPLGTPKAFHIPPRHDITLANGMKVTLVQFGKIPKASIYLELRTGHIDEAATQTWLADVTTDLMREGTTTRSATQIADDVAGMGGELTTSASDDMSQIGGAVLGERAADMVKLVADVAQHPLLPESELARIKANEARNLAIALSQPQPVAQEAYARQVYGDHPYGRAFPTAAMLNGYTIAQVRDFYARNFGAARAHLYVVGVFDPASVERAARDAFSGWRAGARPTVHPPTPSTKRTVTLIDRPGSVQSTLILGVPVPGPTSADYIQLNVMDALLGGTFGSRITTNIREQKGYTYSPYSYVSTHYHDANWAEQADVTTAVTGASLKEIFGEIARLQSAAPGEPELSGIKNNMIGLFTLRNASRGGIVNQLSFVDEQGLGNSYLADYVKHVLAVTPAEVQHMAQTYLKPEHMTLVVVGDRKTVDPQLAPYRVNK, from the coding sequence ATGAAGAACATCATATCAGCCGCGGTCATCCTGCTTGGCGCCGCGGCCACTGTGAGTGCACAGCAGACCTTGACCACTCGCGAGGCGCCGCCGCCCCTCGGTACACCGAAGGCGTTCCACATTCCGCCGCGACACGACATCACGCTCGCAAACGGAATGAAGGTCACGCTGGTCCAGTTCGGAAAGATCCCCAAGGCTTCGATCTATCTCGAGCTTCGCACGGGCCACATCGACGAAGCTGCGACACAGACGTGGCTGGCCGACGTTACGACCGATCTCATGCGCGAGGGAACAACGACACGGAGCGCAACCCAGATCGCCGACGACGTCGCCGGCATGGGAGGAGAGCTCACCACTTCCGCGAGTGACGACATGTCGCAGATCGGCGGCGCCGTGCTCGGCGAGCGTGCCGCTGACATGGTGAAACTCGTGGCCGACGTCGCGCAGCATCCGTTACTTCCCGAAAGCGAGCTCGCGCGGATCAAGGCGAACGAGGCGCGTAATCTTGCAATCGCACTGAGTCAGCCACAGCCCGTCGCGCAGGAGGCTTATGCGCGACAGGTCTACGGCGACCATCCATACGGCCGTGCGTTTCCGACGGCCGCGATGCTGAACGGATACACGATCGCGCAGGTGCGCGACTTCTACGCGAGGAACTTCGGCGCAGCACGCGCGCATCTATACGTTGTTGGCGTCTTCGATCCCGCCTCGGTCGAGCGTGCGGCGCGCGATGCGTTCTCGGGGTGGCGCGCCGGTGCGCGTCCAACTGTCCACCCGCCAACGCCAAGCACGAAGCGCACCGTGACACTGATCGACAGACCCGGCTCGGTCCAGTCGACGCTGATTCTCGGCGTGCCCGTTCCCGGCCCCACCAGCGCCGACTACATCCAGCTCAACGTGATGGACGCGCTGCTCGGCGGCACTTTCGGCTCACGAATCACTACCAACATCCGCGAGCAGAAGGGGTACACGTATTCACCGTACAGCTATGTGAGCACGCACTATCACGACGCGAACTGGGCCGAGCAGGCTGACGTGACAACGGCCGTGACCGGCGCATCGCTCAAGGAGATCTTTGGCGAGATCGCGCGGCTGCAGAGCGCTGCGCCGGGCGAGCCGGAGCTGAGCGGTATCAAGAACAACATGATCGGCCTCTTCACGCTTCGAAACGCATCGCGCGGCGGGATCGTGAACCAGCTCTCGTTCGTCGACGAGCAGGGATTGGGTAATTCATATCTCGCCGACTACGTCAAGCACGTTCTGGCCGTGACGCCGGCGGAAGTGCAGCACATGGCGCAGACATACCTCAAACCCGAGCACATGACGCTCGTGGTGGTCGGCGACAGGAAGACGGTGGATCCGCAACTGGCACCGTACAGGGTGAACAAGTAA
- a CDS encoding ABC transporter substrate-binding protein, with the protein MRVLSLLPASTEIIAALHAGDSIVGITHECDFPADVVRTLPRVTRSMMDASLTTPREIDEAVRGLSHSGEPLYLLDEDAITSLAPDLIVTQALCEVCAVSETDVRAIAARLPSKPDVVTLSGSTWNGVAEDMRRLGAALGCVDTAAEVVESLEGRIRDVHETLRAARAPRPSVVVIEWTDPVFAAGHWVPEMVRRAGGHELMSVAGEHSTVRSVEAIKSGRPELLIVAPCGYDVEHAASAARELLARDEWAWAGGIPVWAVDANSLLSRPGPRLVNGIETLAAIMHPDLFPVAAESNAVRVA; encoded by the coding sequence ATGCGCGTCCTGAGCCTGCTTCCGGCATCGACTGAGATCATAGCCGCACTTCATGCTGGCGATTCCATCGTCGGTATCACGCACGAGTGCGACTTTCCTGCAGATGTCGTGCGCACGCTCCCACGCGTGACGCGTTCGATGATGGATGCGAGCCTGACGACCCCACGCGAGATCGACGAGGCGGTGCGCGGCCTGTCGCACTCCGGTGAGCCGCTCTACCTGCTCGACGAGGACGCCATCACCTCACTGGCGCCGGATCTGATCGTCACGCAGGCGCTGTGCGAAGTGTGCGCTGTGAGCGAGACCGACGTGCGCGCGATCGCAGCGCGACTGCCGAGCAAGCCGGACGTGGTGACTCTCTCGGGTTCAACCTGGAACGGCGTTGCCGAGGACATGCGCCGGCTCGGCGCGGCACTCGGCTGCGTGGATACGGCTGCGGAAGTCGTCGAGTCACTCGAGGGACGTATTCGCGACGTGCACGAGACACTGCGCGCCGCCCGCGCGCCGCGTCCCAGCGTCGTGGTGATCGAGTGGACCGATCCCGTATTCGCGGCTGGTCACTGGGTTCCCGAAATGGTACGACGCGCTGGCGGTCACGAGCTGATGTCGGTCGCAGGCGAGCATTCCACAGTTCGCTCAGTCGAAGCAATCAAATCCGGCCGGCCGGAGCTGCTCATAGTCGCGCCCTGCGGGTACGACGTGGAGCACGCGGCATCCGCTGCGCGCGAATTGCTGGCGCGAGACGAATGGGCCTGGGCTGGCGGGATTCCGGTGTGGGCCGTCGATGCAAACTCGCTTCTCAGCCGGCCGGGTCCGCGTCTCGTGAACGGAATCGAGACGCTCGCGGCGATAATGCATCCGGATCTGTTCCCGGTAGCGGCCGAATCGAACGCGGTACGGGTTGCGTAG
- a CDS encoding AlkA N-terminal domain-containing protein, with product MTTDPAALYNAFTSRDPRFDGVFYVGVTSTGIYCRPVCTARTPRAGNCRFFDSAEAAEKASFRPCLRCRPELAPGNAPVDDAHRIANLVAYRIEEGMLDNGAGLEQVAAKFGWSSRQIRRILHKELGVSPMELVLTRRLLLAKQLLTETTLPVTEVAFASGFSSLRRFNDAFRGRYGIPPTRLRKVASESSVSAVPTDTFALQLAYRPPFDWTGMLDFLRLRASKGVERVHDDSYSRTIRLGSHTGWIHVRHMPQRRVLLVELTRSLMPVLPTLLSRLRSMFDLSARPDIISAQLMLDPLLTDVVAANPGMRVPGAFDGFELAVRAILGQQITVRAAATLAGRYVNAFGDSIVTPHDGLTHLAPTAQRVAGLAVDDIGSLGIIQSRARGIIGLATEVASGRLELDAGADPDATMKQLIALPGIGRWTAHYIAMRALRWPDAFPREDVVLRNNLGGVTAARADEISQAWRPWRSYATLHLWRGVVR from the coding sequence ATGACCACGGACCCCGCGGCACTCTACAACGCCTTTACTTCCCGCGATCCCCGCTTCGATGGCGTGTTCTACGTCGGTGTTACGTCGACGGGGATCTATTGCCGCCCTGTCTGCACCGCGCGGACGCCGAGGGCTGGCAACTGCCGTTTCTTCGACAGCGCTGAAGCTGCGGAGAAGGCGTCGTTCAGGCCGTGTCTGCGTTGCCGGCCGGAGCTTGCGCCAGGTAACGCGCCAGTCGATGACGCGCATCGGATCGCGAACCTCGTTGCGTATCGCATCGAGGAAGGGATGCTCGACAACGGTGCCGGTCTCGAGCAGGTCGCCGCGAAGTTCGGCTGGAGTTCACGCCAGATTCGGCGCATCCTCCACAAGGAGCTCGGCGTGTCACCGATGGAGCTCGTGTTGACGCGCCGTCTCCTGCTGGCGAAGCAATTGTTGACGGAGACGACACTCCCCGTTACGGAAGTGGCGTTCGCGAGCGGATTCTCGAGCCTGCGCCGCTTCAACGACGCGTTCCGCGGTCGTTACGGAATTCCACCGACGCGCCTGCGCAAGGTGGCCAGCGAGTCATCCGTAAGCGCGGTACCGACCGACACCTTCGCACTACAGTTGGCCTATCGGCCCCCGTTCGACTGGACAGGCATGCTCGACTTTCTGCGCCTAAGAGCGTCGAAAGGGGTCGAGCGCGTGCATGATGATTCCTACTCGCGCACCATACGACTCGGAAGTCACACGGGTTGGATTCACGTGCGGCACATGCCGCAGAGGCGCGTGCTGCTGGTCGAGCTCACACGTTCGCTGATGCCGGTGCTCCCGACACTGTTGAGCAGATTGCGCAGCATGTTCGACCTGAGTGCTCGCCCCGACATCATCTCCGCTCAGCTGATGCTCGATCCGTTGTTGACCGACGTGGTTGCAGCAAATCCGGGCATGCGCGTACCGGGCGCGTTCGACGGGTTCGAGCTTGCAGTGCGCGCGATACTCGGCCAGCAGATCACGGTGAGGGCAGCCGCGACTCTGGCGGGTCGCTACGTGAACGCGTTCGGTGACAGCATCGTCACGCCGCACGATGGTCTGACGCATCTCGCGCCAACAGCGCAGCGCGTTGCCGGACTTGCCGTGGATGACATCGGCTCACTCGGCATCATCCAGTCGCGCGCCCGCGGAATCATCGGACTCGCGACCGAGGTTGCGTCCGGGCGTCTGGAACTCGACGCCGGCGCTGATCCGGATGCAACCATGAAGCAGCTCATCGCGCTGCCCGGCATAGGACGCTGGACTGCACATTACATCGCAATGCGCGCACTACGCTGGCCGGACGCGTTCCCCAGGGAAGACGTCGTCCTCCGCAACAACCTCGGCGGAGTAACCGCTGCCCGCGCGGATGAGATCTCCCAGGCGTGGCGCCCTTGGCGCAGCTACGCTACACTCCACTTGTGGAGAGGGGTGGTACGGTAG
- a CDS encoding DinB family protein: protein MKRQQLLGRLDSAWKDFEESYAGLSQAQLKIPRVTGEWSVRDIIAHVTWWEEEALKHLPVIRAGGASPRYSVTYGGIDAFNAMMTEQRSGLSLAEVLRQHDEVHARLVDYVAAAPEELFTRETRFRRRLRFDTYGHYPVHAGAIRAWRARTQSIAQ, encoded by the coding sequence GTGAAGAGACAGCAATTGCTCGGGCGACTGGATTCGGCCTGGAAGGACTTCGAGGAATCGTACGCCGGATTGTCGCAAGCGCAGTTGAAAATTCCACGCGTCACCGGCGAGTGGTCGGTTCGTGACATAATCGCGCACGTGACATGGTGGGAAGAGGAAGCGCTCAAGCATCTGCCGGTAATTCGCGCGGGTGGTGCATCGCCGCGCTATTCGGTGACGTACGGCGGCATCGACGCGTTCAACGCCATGATGACCGAGCAGCGTAGCGGACTTTCACTCGCCGAAGTGCTACGGCAACATGATGAAGTGCACGCCCGGCTCGTCGATTACGTCGCCGCAGCGCCGGAAGAGCTGTTCACGCGCGAAACTCGATTCCGGCGTCGTCTGCGATTCGATACTTACGGCCACTATCCCGTGCACGCCGGCGCGATCCGCGCGTGGCGTGCACGGACGCAGAGCATCGCTCAGTGA
- a CDS encoding aldo/keto reductase, giving the protein MTDMRRIGSLTVSAVGLGCNNFGGRLDEQATARVVHAALDAGINFFDTADIYGGDGKSEEYLGRALGSRRSEVIVATKFGMRIDDDRRGARPEYVRAAAEDSLRRLGTDHIDLYQLHTPDPDVPIADTLGAMNELVKAGKVREIGCSNFSAQQIRDAEQNSQDRGIARFVSVQNEYSLLHRDPEVEVLAECERVHVAFVPFFPLASGLLTGKYHLGQPAPQGSRLASGPRAAQLTDARLELVEELRAFAQSRGHTLLELAFSWLLARPVVASVIAGATTPEQVTANVAAARWELSNADLDAIDTIVPPPRSDH; this is encoded by the coding sequence ATGACAGATATGCGCAGAATCGGATCGCTCACCGTCTCGGCGGTCGGACTGGGGTGCAACAATTTCGGCGGCCGGCTGGATGAGCAGGCAACCGCACGCGTCGTGCACGCCGCGCTCGATGCCGGCATCAACTTCTTCGACACCGCCGATATCTATGGCGGCGATGGAAAGAGCGAGGAGTACTTGGGCCGCGCACTGGGCAGCCGCCGCTCCGAAGTCATCGTCGCAACCAAGTTCGGCATGCGAATAGACGACGATCGTCGCGGCGCACGCCCCGAATACGTGCGCGCGGCCGCCGAGGACAGCCTCCGGCGACTCGGTACCGATCACATCGATCTGTATCAGCTTCACACCCCCGACCCGGATGTGCCCATCGCCGACACGCTGGGCGCGATGAACGAGTTGGTGAAGGCCGGCAAGGTGCGCGAGATCGGATGCTCCAATTTTTCCGCTCAGCAGATTCGTGACGCGGAGCAGAACTCGCAGGATCGTGGCATCGCACGCTTCGTGAGCGTTCAGAACGAGTACAGTCTCCTGCATCGGGATCCGGAGGTCGAAGTGCTCGCTGAATGCGAACGTGTACACGTCGCGTTCGTACCGTTCTTTCCTCTGGCCAGCGGACTGCTGACGGGCAAGTACCATCTCGGTCAACCGGCGCCACAGGGTAGCCGGCTGGCGAGCGGACCGCGTGCTGCGCAACTGACGGATGCCAGGCTCGAGTTGGTCGAAGAGCTGCGCGCGTTCGCGCAATCACGCGGACATACCCTTCTCGAGCTCGCGTTTTCCTGGCTGCTCGCGCGGCCCGTAGTCGCTTCGGTAATCGCGGGCGCAACGACGCCTGAACAGGTGACGGCCAACGTAGCTGCGGCAAGGTGGGAGTTGAGCAACGCCGATCTCGACGCTATCGACACGATCGTACCACCTCCCCGATCAGATCACTGA
- a CDS encoding Na+/H+ antiporter, translated as MVETVILLLIIAAGLEMLSRRIGVPRPILLVIAGTLLALVPAAPTVRVDPDVVFFIFLPPLLYWAAINTSYREFRQNSVDIMLLAIGLVVATAGVVAAAAHVMFPSLSWPAAFALGAAVGPTDAVAATAVMRRFGVPRTLVSILEGESLVNDATSLVIFEMALTAGNTGTFSLGPALLSFLWAAGGGIVFGLAAGWCIASLRRWIARTSERSPVLESSISLLTPYVAFLAADRAGVSGVLAVVVAGLYLGHAAARLLTAASRIQTINMWEIVDFLLEGLLFIFVGLGLPLALGAVRTGQEETLARLIATAAAVSAVVIVLRLAWVFPAAYAPRYLRHRFTGRHEPYPPWRSVLFVGWAGLRGAVSLVLALSVPFVTSSGAPFPGRDVVIFVTFVVILVTLVGQGLTLRPLISKLGLEPDRADAFEEINARLQTAQAALARLDRIDAGEDGSLSGLGDGDSRGVVAALRDEYTHRVHRYSNEVRTRSIPPPDPNGDPAVGDDDATEADVDGRRAGSYRLLRLATLDAERQRLIQMRDGDEISDGVLHRVERDLDLEQALLTGLDGSQTNGTVVRIPRTTHG; from the coding sequence TTGGTAGAAACCGTCATTCTTCTCCTGATCATCGCTGCGGGTCTGGAGATGCTGTCGCGGCGCATAGGAGTGCCGCGTCCCATCCTGCTCGTCATCGCCGGCACGCTGCTGGCCCTGGTCCCGGCCGCTCCGACGGTCCGCGTGGACCCGGACGTCGTGTTCTTCATCTTCCTCCCGCCGCTACTGTACTGGGCGGCGATAAACACGTCGTATCGCGAGTTTCGGCAAAACAGCGTGGACATCATGCTGCTCGCGATCGGACTGGTGGTGGCGACCGCCGGCGTCGTTGCGGCCGCGGCACATGTGATGTTCCCGTCGCTATCCTGGCCAGCAGCGTTCGCCCTGGGCGCAGCGGTGGGCCCGACCGACGCGGTCGCGGCCACGGCGGTGATGCGACGGTTCGGCGTACCTCGCACGCTCGTCTCGATTCTCGAGGGCGAGAGTCTCGTCAACGACGCGACGTCGCTGGTGATCTTCGAGATGGCGCTGACGGCCGGCAACACGGGCACGTTCTCGCTCGGGCCTGCGTTGTTGAGCTTTCTGTGGGCGGCCGGCGGCGGAATAGTATTCGGCCTGGCCGCTGGATGGTGCATCGCGTCACTACGGCGCTGGATCGCGCGAACGTCGGAGCGGAGTCCGGTGCTCGAGAGCAGCATATCGCTGCTCACGCCATACGTCGCATTCCTTGCGGCGGACCGTGCCGGAGTATCCGGAGTTCTCGCCGTCGTCGTCGCAGGACTCTACCTGGGCCACGCGGCGGCGCGTCTGCTCACCGCGGCATCGCGCATTCAGACCATCAACATGTGGGAGATCGTCGATTTCCTGCTGGAAGGTCTGCTCTTCATCTTCGTCGGCCTCGGACTTCCGTTGGCGCTTGGTGCCGTACGTACCGGCCAAGAGGAGACGCTGGCCAGATTGATCGCTACTGCGGCCGCAGTGAGCGCAGTCGTGATCGTACTGCGTCTCGCGTGGGTATTTCCTGCTGCATACGCGCCACGGTACCTGAGACACCGATTCACGGGCCGGCATGAGCCGTATCCACCATGGCGGAGCGTCCTGTTCGTGGGATGGGCGGGGCTGCGCGGTGCGGTATCGCTGGTTCTCGCACTCTCGGTTCCGTTCGTCACTTCGTCCGGTGCACCATTTCCGGGGCGCGACGTTGTGATCTTCGTAACGTTCGTCGTCATCCTCGTTACTCTTGTTGGTCAGGGGCTGACATTGCGGCCGTTGATCTCGAAGCTCGGGCTCGAGCCGGATCGCGCCGATGCATTCGAGGAGATCAATGCGCGACTGCAGACCGCGCAGGCAGCTCTCGCACGGTTGGACCGGATCGATGCAGGCGAGGACGGCTCGCTATCGGGGCTCGGCGACGGCGACTCGCGTGGCGTGGTCGCCGCCCTGCGCGACGAATACACGCACCGCGTTCATCGTTACTCGAACGAGGTACGTACCAGATCGATCCCGCCGCCGGATCCCAACGGTGATCCGGCCGTTGGTGACGACGATGCCACGGAAGCTGACGTGGACGGGCGCCGCGCTGGTTCGTATCGCCTGCTGCGTCTGGCGACGCTGGACGCCGAGCGGCAGCGGCTGATTCAGATGCGTGACGGCGACGAGATCAGTGACGGCGTGCTTCACAGAGTGGAGCGCGACCTGGACCTGGAGCAGGCGCTCCTGACGGGGTTGGACGGCTCACAGACGAATGGCACGGTCGTGCGTATCCCGCGGACCACGCACGGGTGA
- a CDS encoding DNA starvation/stationary phase protection protein — MKASTVKKPNNAVRLRRAPLATPTDLGASAVRDIAAALNGVLADVFTLYLKTKNFHWHMSGPHFRDYHLLLDEQADQLFAMTDPIAERVRKLGETTVRSIGQIARTQRIHDNDASYVEPSDMLAELREDNEILTASLRQAHNVCDEHHDVASASLIEVWIDETERRTWFLFESARSGDSSNH, encoded by the coding sequence ATGAAAGCGTCTACCGTGAAGAAACCCAACAACGCCGTACGCCTGCGGCGGGCTCCCCTTGCAACACCCACCGACCTTGGCGCGTCCGCGGTGCGAGACATCGCCGCTGCACTGAACGGCGTTCTCGCTGATGTTTTCACGCTGTATCTCAAGACGAAGAATTTTCACTGGCACATGAGTGGCCCGCACTTCCGCGATTATCACCTGCTGCTGGACGAACAGGCGGATCAGCTTTTCGCGATGACGGATCCGATCGCCGAGCGTGTCAGGAAGCTGGGCGAGACGACAGTGCGATCGATCGGCCAGATCGCGCGCACGCAGCGGATTCACGACAACGATGCGAGCTACGTCGAGCCGTCCGACATGCTGGCGGAATTGCGCGAGGATAACGAGATCCTTACTGCGAGTCTCCGGCAGGCCCACAACGTATGCGACGAGCATCACGACGTGGCGAGTGCGAGCCTCATCGAAGTATGGATCGACGAGACGGAGCGTCGCACCTGGTTCCTCTTCGAGTCCGCGCGAAGCGGGGATTCAAGCAACCATTGA
- a CDS encoding PQQ-binding-like beta-propeller repeat protein has protein sequence MPVRVPILAVAMGAAVVALSACSGSNTEKAPDTTHAPPIAAAPGAPMISPEDWPGYNRTLAGDRFSPLAEITRQNVTEMKSVCTYNLPEVTSLQTGPIVVRGTMYFTTDTISYAIDASTCAERWKQPRHSAKPSPLLVNRGFAYMDGRLFRGTSDSHVLAMDTTDGKVLWDHAISVNAPGMSIPMAPIAADGKVFVGNAGGDQVGVTGHVYALDARDGHVVWQFDVVPDSGPARATWTNTRIPVTGGGFWTSFTFDTASKVLYVPAGNPAPDFETELRTGDNLYTNSVIALDAATGRMLGYNQLVKRDMHDWDVDSPPTLVTTHAGTQIVASANKDGQLAVLDRSQIARGRAPTGDLGNTLPTLYIKPTTTRQNVDTPLSRDHTTRFCPGITGGSEWNGAAYSPNTNSLYAGAVDWCATVQLKRDTTTIPPAGTTWLGNENANPFVPASEARGWLTSFDADSGTVRWKFHAPHPVLAGVTPTAGGIVFAADMSGELYAFGADSGHVLWKTNTGQSTGGGIISYSAGGRQLVAVASGMKSPVWPGAAKQSRILIYGLR, from the coding sequence ATGCCAGTCCGCGTTCCCATACTCGCAGTGGCCATGGGCGCTGCGGTTGTCGCCCTGTCCGCTTGTTCTGGCTCGAATACCGAGAAGGCTCCCGACACCACGCACGCGCCGCCGATCGCGGCTGCGCCGGGCGCGCCAATGATCAGCCCCGAGGATTGGCCCGGCTACAATCGGACGCTCGCCGGAGACCGGTTCTCCCCCCTCGCCGAGATCACGCGTCAGAATGTCACGGAGATGAAGAGCGTATGCACCTACAATCTCCCCGAAGTCACGTCACTTCAGACCGGACCGATCGTCGTCCGGGGAACGATGTACTTCACTACGGACACGATCTCCTACGCCATTGATGCGAGTACGTGCGCCGAGCGATGGAAACAGCCCCGACATAGCGCCAAGCCGAGCCCGCTGCTGGTGAATCGTGGCTTTGCCTACATGGATGGCCGTCTCTTCCGGGGGACTTCGGATTCGCACGTCCTGGCGATGGACACCACGGACGGCAAGGTGCTGTGGGATCATGCCATCAGCGTGAACGCGCCGGGCATGTCGATACCGATGGCACCGATCGCAGCAGACGGCAAGGTCTTCGTGGGCAATGCCGGAGGCGATCAGGTGGGCGTGACGGGACACGTCTACGCGCTCGATGCGCGCGACGGACACGTCGTCTGGCAATTCGACGTGGTGCCTGATTCCGGCCCAGCGCGCGCGACGTGGACCAATACGCGCATTCCAGTGACCGGCGGTGGATTCTGGACGTCGTTCACATTCGACACCGCCAGCAAGGTGCTGTACGTCCCGGCTGGCAATCCGGCGCCGGATTTCGAAACCGAGCTTCGCACCGGCGACAATCTCTATACCAACTCGGTAATCGCACTCGACGCCGCCACGGGCAGGATGCTCGGCTACAATCAGCTCGTGAAGCGCGACATGCACGACTGGGATGTGGACAGTCCGCCGACACTCGTGACCACGCACGCCGGGACGCAGATCGTTGCGTCGGCAAACAAGGATGGCCAGCTGGCAGTGCTGGACCGCTCACAGATCGCGCGTGGTCGGGCGCCAACCGGCGACCTCGGCAACACCCTGCCTACGCTGTACATCAAGCCGACCACTACCAGGCAGAATGTGGACACACCCCTCTCGCGTGATCACACCACGCGCTTCTGTCCGGGCATCACCGGTGGATCGGAATGGAACGGCGCGGCTTACAGCCCGAATACAAATTCGCTGTATGCCGGCGCGGTGGATTGGTGCGCGACTGTGCAGCTCAAGCGCGATACCACGACCATTCCGCCGGCAGGTACGACGTGGCTTGGCAATGAAAACGCAAATCCGTTCGTGCCGGCGAGTGAGGCGCGCGGCTGGCTCACTTCATTCGACGCGGACAGCGGCACCGTGCGTTGGAAATTCCACGCACCGCATCCCGTGCTTGCAGGTGTTACGCCCACAGCCGGAGGGATTGTTTTCGCAGCGGACATGTCGGGCGAGCTGTACGCGTTCGGCGCCGACAGCGGCCACGTGCTCTGGAAGACCAACACGGGTCAGTCGACCGGCGGCGGAATCATCAGCTACTCCGCGGGTGGACGCCAACTCGTCGCCGTTGCGTCGGGAATGAAGTCACCCGTGTGGCCCGGTGCGGCGAAACAAAGTCGAATCCTGATATACGGACTGCGATGA